CGCTACCCCTTGGTAGACGGGCAAGGTAACTGGGGGTCGATGGATGACCCGAAATCCTTTGCCGCGATGCGTTACACCGAAGCCAAGCTTTCAAAATTCAGCCAATTATTGCTTGAAGAAATCGGCCAGGGAACGGTTGATTGGACACCAAACTTTGACGGTTCTTTGGATGAACCGCTTGTGTTACCGGCACGTGTGCCTCATGTGTTATTGAATGGTACCTCGGGGATTGCCGTAGGTATGGCTACCGATATCCCTCCCCATAATCTTGCCGAACTGGTTAATGCCTGTATCGCACTGTTGGAAAAACCGAGCACTTCAATTGAAGAGTTGATGGCGCATCTACCTGCACCGGATTATCCGAATAGTGCGCAGATCATTACCCCGAGAAGCGAATTGCTCAAACTTTATGAAACCGGTCACGGTTCGATTCGTCAGCGTGCGAGCTATGTGGTGGAAGATGGCGTCAATGTCGTTATCGAAGCCTTGCCATATCAGGTAAGCGGTGCCAAGGTTCTTGAGCAGATCGCTTCACAGATGCGCGCCAAAAAATTGCCTATGGTGGTCGATTTGCGTGATGAATCAGACCATGAAAATGCGGTGAGATTTGTGATTGAGATGCGCTCCAAACGAGTCGACATCGATACCGCCATGCTTCACCTGTTCGCGACTACCGATCTGGAAAAAAGTTACCGCGCCAATTTCAATGTCATCGGTTTGAACGGCCGTCCGCAAGTGAAAAACCTGAAGATGATGCTTGCCGAATGGCTGAGCTATCGTTTGCAAACGGTTCGCCGCCGATTGCAGTATCGATTAGACAAGGTCAATGCGCGTTTGCATATTTTGGACGGTATGCTGATCGCTTTTTTGAATATCGATGAAGTTATCGCCATTATCCGTGAAGAAGACAAGCCCAAGCCTGCTTTAATGGAGCGTTTCGGTCTCACCGATATCCAAGCCGAAGCGGTCTTGGAACTGAAATTAAGACATTTGGCGCGTCTCGAAGAGATGAAAATCCGTACCGAGCAGGCCGAGCTTGAAGCCGAGCGTAAGAAGCTTGAATTGACGCTGAGTAGTGAAGCTCGCATGAAGACGTTGGTGAAAAAAGAGTTGCTGGCCGATGCGCAAACATTCGGTGATGAGCGAAAATCACCATTGATCGAAGGGCGTTCGGCGCAGGCGTTAAGCGAGCAGGATCTATTGCCGTCGGAAGCGGTAACGGTCGTGCTGTCAGAAAACGGCTGGATTCGCGCCGCCAAAGGTTTGGATGTGGATGGCGAATCTTTAGGTTATAAATCCGGTGATAAATTCTGCCATCAAGCTTCTGGGCAGAGTCGTCAAATGTCGGTGTTCCTCGATTCCACCGGACGCAGTTATTCGCTGCCGGCGCATAGTTTGCCGTCGGCACGTTCTCATGGCGAACCCTTGACTGGACGCTTGAACCCACCGGCAGGCAGTCGCTTTACTCATGTGTTAATGGGTAATCCGGATGAAAAAGTGATTATGGCTTCAAGTGCCGGTTATGGCTTTATTACCCAGCTGGAAAGTCTCTATGCGAAAAACAAAGCCGGTAAAAGCAGTATTACTTTACCAAAAGGCAGCGAGATTCTGACACCTGCTCTGGTGAAAGCGGGACAGTGGGTCGTGGTGGTGACCAGTGAACCAAGAATGTTGGTATTTGTTGCCGAAGAGTTGCCGGAATTGGCCAAGGGCAAAGGCAATAAATTGATTCAGTTGCCTAAGGGCGATAAGGTGTGTGCGGTATTTGCATTTGATGCCGGGCAAAAACTGTCATTGAATACCGCCAAATATGAAAAGGTATTTGGCCCTACCGCAATTGAAGAGGCATTTGCCAATCGAGCCAAAAAAGGCGTGGTCTTGCCGCGTACTCTAAAAAAGGTCACTCATATTCGTATTGCAGAATAAGCGTGGCCCACACCAGCTGACACTAAAAGTTAAGGAGCTTTGTTTTTGGTATAGCAATTGCTTAAAGGTGTTTGGTTCAGTTTGTGTGCATTTTTTGACAGTAACCTATAAAGTCCTGCCGCAGCTGTAACTCAATATTCTAAAAGCCCGTTGACAGAGCCTTAACGGAATTAAGCACCTAAAGATGAAAAAATTATAGAGTGTAAATGATTGTATGATTGCTAAGCCGATTGCTATTCTTGTGATTACATTAAGCTTCTTTGGCGGCTTTGTGTTAATGGGGGGGAGCCTCTGGTCACTATTCCATCCTTCCGAGCTGGTCGTTATTCTCGGTTTGGCTTTGGGGACTTTTCTCGCCTCGACGCCAATGTATATTTGGGGGCGTTCATTCAAAGCGCTGGGTCGCTATTTTGCCGGTGATCGTGTCACTAAAAAACTTTACCAACAAACCTTGGAGCTGCTTGAAGAACTGGCTCGATTATCTCGGGCGCAAGGGGTTTTGGCGCTGGAAAAGCATATTGTCAGCCCTGAAAATAGCAGTATTTTTGCCAGTTATCCTGCGGTGATGAAGCACAGTGATTTAAAGAAGTTCATTATCGATAACTTCAGTTACCTGTTATTGAATCCACCGCAAAGTCAAAATTTCGAACATCATCTGGAAAACCAGATTTACGATATCACCGACTCGATGAGCGAAGTACCGAAGGCAATCGGCAAGGTCTCCGACTGGCTGCCGGGCTTTGGTATTGTTGCCGCGGTTCTTGGGGTTATCTTGACTATGGAGCTGTTGGGCGGTGAAATGGATGTGGCAAAAATTGGTACGGCAATCGGTGCCGCACTGGTGGGAACCTTGACCGGTGTATTTTTCGCCTTTGCCGTTTTGGCACCATTTGTTCATTCATTGGAGGTCATGATTCGTCAGGATAGAGCGGTATTGGAGATGACGGCATCGTTTTTATCAGCTTACGCTAATGGTGTTTCGCCAAACTTGGCGGTTGAGATCGGGCGCCAGCGAGTGCCTCCAGAATTTGAAGTTCCACGTGAAGCGCCGTAATAGCGGTGCTTTGGGTTGTTAAAGGGTAGATAGTTAGATGTCACGACGTCGAGGCCATGATGAAGGGGGATCCCATGGAGGTTCCTGGAAGATTGCCCTTGCCGATTTGATGACCGTTTTGATGGTTTTCTTTTTGGTAATGTGGCTGACTTCTATCGTCGATCCGAAAGATAGAGAGGCGTTTATCAATAGTGTGATGGGAGAGCCTCCGATGGGAGCGGAGATTCAAGACGACCAATTATTGCCGCCGCAGAAAGAATTGATTCAGCTCGATTTGAAACCGCCTGCTTCAGAAGAGGAGATCAGAAAGACGCTGGATAATGTCAACCCGAAAGATATTACCATCGAAGATACCGAAGACTATACCCGCATTACTCTGCGTTCCGATAGCTTCTTTGAAAGTGGGCGAGCCACCATTAGCGATAAAACCCGCGAGACTTTGGAAAACCTTGGCGAGACCTTGGCGGGGCGCAATCAACCGATCAGTATTACCGGTTATACCGATAATGTGCCGATCAGTAACTTCCAATTTCCATCCAACTGGGAGCTGTCCGCATCGCGCTCAGCAACGGTAGCGCGTACCTTTATCTATATGGGGGTGGCGCAGCAGTTATTAACCATTCAAGGGCGTGCGGATAATAACCCGGTGGCATCCAATGCGACCGGCTACGGGCGTTCTTTAAACCGCCGGGTTATTATTGAGGTGGATAAGCGTCCGGAAAACGCCATTGATCTATTGGATCTTGGTATTCAGTAGTGCTATTAAAAGCCGATGATCAGTCAGGCTTGCCGCACAGTTGACATGAGCTATCGGCTTTCAGGTTGAGGGTGCGAATCATCATGGTGTAACCGTCAATAATCATCAGTTTGCCGTGTAAAACCGGCAAGTTCAATAATGCCTTAATCGCTTCAACCGCTTGCATCGAACCGACCATACCGACCATCGGTGCCAGAACACCGTTCTGAGAGCAGTTTAATACCTGTCCCGAATCTTCCTTATAAAGACATTGATAGCAAGGGCCGTGATCTTTGCGGAAATCATAGGTCGATAGTTGCCCTTCCCAGCGAATGGCTGCGCCGGAAACCAGCGGTTTTTTGCTTTGGTAGCAAGCTCGATTGAGGGCAAAGCGTGAATCGAAATTATCGGTACAGTCGAGGACAACATCTGCTTGGGCGACCAGTGCAGTGATTTCCGTTTCGCTCAGTTGTCTAGCATAGGTATCGATTTGAATATGGCGATTCAGTTCCATCAGGTTTTGTTTCGCTGAGGCCACCTTATCATCACCGACATTGTTTTCTTTATGGACAATTTGGCGTTGTAGGTTGGAATCGTCAACCTGATCAAAATCAACCAATGAGAGTTTGCCGACGCCGGCGGCGGCCAGATAAAGCGCGGCCGGTGATCCCAAACCACCCAAGCCGAATATCACAGCATGCGATTGAGCAAGCTTCAATTGACCATCATAATCAATTTCCGGCATTAATATCTGACGGCTATAACGTGACATTTCGTCATTGTTAAGTTCGCTTTTGACTGTATTTGACTGACTCATATTATTGCCCGTATTGTGCAAGACTGATTCTGGGGTTATCTGCTAGGTCTTTTATTAAGCGGTAATTTTTAAAGCCGTACTGGCTGAAAAGTTGTGCCACCGATTCTGCTTGATTATAACCGTGTTCCAATAATAGCCAAGCGCCGCTTTTCAGATAGTCGCGCGACTGGTTGATAATCCATGCAATATCTTCCAGACCCGATTGGCCGGATGTTAAAGCGCTCAAAGGTTCGAATTGGACGTCGCCCTGTTTCAGGTGTTGATCATTGTCTTCAATATAAGGCGGGTTACTGACAATCATATCGAAGCGCTGCGCTCGCAAGGCGCTGAACCAATCGCTTTGTAAAACTTCTATCGGCAAATCCAGCTGTTTGGCGTTTGTCATAGCAAGCTGTACCGCTTCAGCTTGGAAATCAAGTGCGCTGACCTGGATATCAGGTCGTTCCATTTTGATTGCCAGTGCGATAGCGCCGGTACCGGTACCCATATCAAGAAGTTTGATGGATTCTGCTGAAGGGGTAGGCAATAGTGAGAGAGCCGTTTCCACCAGAATCTCGGTATCGGCACGCGGTATCAAGGTGGACGGGCTGACTTTAAGCGGTAGTCCCCAGAACTCTTTGTAGCCCAATAGATAGGCGATGGGTTGATGTTGCATACGTTGCTGAAGCAGGGCTTCGAATTGCTTCAGCTGGTCAGCTTCAATAAGTTTTTCCGGCCAAGTAAAAATAAAGCTGCGTGGTTTGTCGAGAATGTGGCATAACAGCAGTTCAGCATCGAGTTTGGGCGAGTCATCTACGCCTGCCTGGCTCAGGCGTTGGCTGGCCGAATGCAATAACTCAGCA
Above is a window of Thiomicrorhabdus sediminis DNA encoding:
- a CDS encoding HesA/MoeB/ThiF family protein, whose product is MSQSNTVKSELNNDEMSRYSRQILMPEIDYDGQLKLAQSHAVIFGLGGLGSPAALYLAAAGVGKLSLVDFDQVDDSNLQRQIVHKENNVGDDKVASAKQNLMELNRHIQIDTYARQLSETEITALVAQADVVLDCTDNFDSRFALNRACYQSKKPLVSGAAIRWEGQLSTYDFRKDHGPCYQCLYKEDSGQVLNCSQNGVLAPMVGMVGSMQAVEAIKALLNLPVLHGKLMIIDGYTMMIRTLNLKADSSCQLCGKPD
- the prmC gene encoding peptide chain release factor N(5)-glutamine methyltransferase, producing MSESNITIAELLHSASQRLSQAGVDDSPKLDAELLLCHILDKPRSFIFTWPEKLIEADQLKQFEALLQQRMQHQPIAYLLGYKEFWGLPLKVSPSTLIPRADTEILVETALSLLPTPSAESIKLLDMGTGTGAIALAIKMERPDIQVSALDFQAEAVQLAMTNAKQLDLPIEVLQSDWFSALRAQRFDMIVSNPPYIEDNDQHLKQGDVQFEPLSALTSGQSGLEDIAWIINQSRDYLKSGAWLLLEHGYNQAESVAQLFSQYGFKNYRLIKDLADNPRISLAQYGQ
- a CDS encoding OmpA/MotB family protein, whose protein sequence is MSRRRGHDEGGSHGGSWKIALADLMTVLMVFFLVMWLTSIVDPKDREAFINSVMGEPPMGAEIQDDQLLPPQKELIQLDLKPPASEEEIRKTLDNVNPKDITIEDTEDYTRITLRSDSFFESGRATISDKTRETLENLGETLAGRNQPISITGYTDNVPISNFQFPSNWELSASRSATVARTFIYMGVAQQLLTIQGRADNNPVASNATGYGRSLNRRVIIEVDKRPENAIDLLDLGIQ
- the parC gene encoding DNA topoisomerase IV subunit A; translation: MNQHTINYEGIEQRSVAEFTEKAYLDYAMYVILDRALPHIGDGLKPVQRRIIYAMSELGLKASAKYKKSARTVGDVLGKFHPHGDSACYEAMVLMAQDFSFRYPLVDGQGNWGSMDDPKSFAAMRYTEAKLSKFSQLLLEEIGQGTVDWTPNFDGSLDEPLVLPARVPHVLLNGTSGIAVGMATDIPPHNLAELVNACIALLEKPSTSIEELMAHLPAPDYPNSAQIITPRSELLKLYETGHGSIRQRASYVVEDGVNVVIEALPYQVSGAKVLEQIASQMRAKKLPMVVDLRDESDHENAVRFVIEMRSKRVDIDTAMLHLFATTDLEKSYRANFNVIGLNGRPQVKNLKMMLAEWLSYRLQTVRRRLQYRLDKVNARLHILDGMLIAFLNIDEVIAIIREEDKPKPALMERFGLTDIQAEAVLELKLRHLARLEEMKIRTEQAELEAERKKLELTLSSEARMKTLVKKELLADAQTFGDERKSPLIEGRSAQALSEQDLLPSEAVTVVLSENGWIRAAKGLDVDGESLGYKSGDKFCHQASGQSRQMSVFLDSTGRSYSLPAHSLPSARSHGEPLTGRLNPPAGSRFTHVLMGNPDEKVIMASSAGYGFITQLESLYAKNKAGKSSITLPKGSEILTPALVKAGQWVVVVTSEPRMLVFVAEELPELAKGKGNKLIQLPKGDKVCAVFAFDAGQKLSLNTAKYEKVFGPTAIEEAFANRAKKGVVLPRTLKKVTHIRIAE
- a CDS encoding motility-associated protein, which codes for MIAKPIAILVITLSFFGGFVLMGGSLWSLFHPSELVVILGLALGTFLASTPMYIWGRSFKALGRYFAGDRVTKKLYQQTLELLEELARLSRAQGVLALEKHIVSPENSSIFASYPAVMKHSDLKKFIIDNFSYLLLNPPQSQNFEHHLENQIYDITDSMSEVPKAIGKVSDWLPGFGIVAAVLGVILTMELLGGEMDVAKIGTAIGAALVGTLTGVFFAFAVLAPFVHSLEVMIRQDRAVLEMTASFLSAYANGVSPNLAVEIGRQRVPPEFEVPREAP